The sequence below is a genomic window from Campylobacteraceae bacterium.
TTCTAAAATGGCAGTAGTATCTACATGTTTAGGTAAGGGAAGTTGAACCAAAATACCATCAATATTTGGATTTAAATTCATCATATGAACAGTATCTAAAATATTGGCTTGTGTAATAGTAGAAGGCATTTCATGTACAACAGAATAAATTCCTGCTTTTCTACACGCTTTGCTTTTCATACCAACATAAGCAGCACTTGCAGGATCCGCTCCTACTAATAATACAGCTAAACCTGGAGTAATTTGTTCACTTTTTTGAAGTGCATTTACTTCATTTCTGACTTCATCTTTAATTTTATTAGATAACGCTTTTCCATCTAGAATAATCATTGTGTTTTGGCCTTTTGATTTACTTTTTATTTTAATTCCTATTTCTTGGCTATAATAGCCAAAAGTCATTTATATAAAGGTTAAGGTTGAAGCTTTGTTTATTATTTATTTTAAGTACTTTTTTATTAAGTGATGAATTAGATACTTCTTTTATTACCAAATATGAATATGGTGCAATGTTGTATAAAAACCCAAGAGGAATTGGGTGCATTAAATGCCATAAGGGTGCTTCAAAAGAAGTAGTTCTTGCAATATATTTGGACAAAAATGACCAAGAACAACAAATAATTGTTCCCGCAATTAATAAACTCTCTTTTGTCGACTTTAAAAAAGTCTTACAAGCAAAAAAAAGTGAATCTTTGATCATGCCTACGTATTTTTTAACCAATGACGAAATTGCATCTATCTTTTTTTATATTAAAAATATAAAAAAACAGTAGTTCTTACGTCTTTTCCCATAATTCAACTAACTCTTAGTATCTTTTAAGTATCATGCGCCACTAATTTAAAACAAAAGGATTAATATGTTAGAGGGTATCGTAAGAGATAGTATGCATAGACTAGCAACTAAACAACTGAGAAAAGATGGTTATTTAATTGCTAATATTTATGGTAAAGGTTTAGAAAATATTTCTGCAGCTTTTAAAAGAAATGAATTTATTAAAGCTTTAAGAGCTAAAGAAAATATTGTATTTGAAGTAAGTGTTGCAGGAACTGTATACAAAGTGGTTGTTAAAGAATATCAAAAACATCCAATGACTTCAGATTTATTACATGTTGATTTAATGGTTGCTCAACCTGGTGTTAGAACTAATTATTCAGTACCAGTTACAACGTCAGGAACTCCTATTGGATTGAAAAATAAAGGTTTATTTATTGTTCATAAAAAAAGAATTCCTGTTAAATGTACTGTTGAAAACTTACCAGAAGTATTCAATTTAGAAGTATCTGCTTTAGATAATGGTCATTCAATCTTAGTTAGAGATATGAAAATGCCAGCTAATGTTGATTGTTATTTAGATCCTAGAGTTCCAGTTGTAGGTGTTATTAACGCAAAATAATGTTTTTAATAACAGGCCTTGGAAACCCAGGTAGTAAGTACGAACTTACAAGACATAATATAGGTTTTTTAGTTATTGATGAAATAACTAAAAACCTAAGTCTTAAAACAACTATCAATAAATCAAATTTTATAGCCCAACTTATAAAATCTTCAAATTCACTTTTTGCAAAACCACAAACATTTATGAATAATTCAGGACAAAGTATAGAAGCTATTGCCTCTTATTATAATATTGTAAATGAAGATATTATTGTTATTCATGATGATATTGATTTACCTTTTGGAACGGTTAAGTTTAAAATAGGTGGTGGACATGGTGGGCACAATGGATTACGATCTTTAGATGCACATATTGGAAAAGAATATATTCGTATTAGAGTAGGGGTTGGAAAACCAGCTAATAAAATTGATGTTGCTAATTATGTTTTATCTAATTTTTCAAAAGTAGAATTAAATACTTTAGAGGATATAATAGTTCATATTATCAAAGCTATTGAGGCTATAAAAACATTGCCTTTAGTGGAAGTAAAATCCAAATTCACAATGAAGTAAAATGAGCTTAATAACACAATATATTTTAACAAAATTTTTAAAAAACTTTTTCATTATTTTGGTTTCTTTAGAACTATTTTTTGTAGGTTTAGATTTTTTACAAAATTTTAAAAAACTCCCAGAATCTGCTAATTTACAACTGCTGTATTTATTATATAATGGTTTTTTCACCCTAACACTTACTCTTCCATTATCCTTAGTTTTTGCATGGATACTTACTTTAGTAGTATTTATTAAATCCAATGAATTGGTGGCATTCTATTCTTTAGGTACTAAAGAAAAATATATTTATCAACCCATTATGCGTGTGTCATTTTTTTTATTAAGTATTTTATTTTTATTACAAGCAACTCCTTTAGCTTATTCTTATGAACAAAAAGGAAAAATTGTTAAAAATGAATATTTTACAAATTCTAAAGCAGATATTTTTTTAAAGTATAATGATTATTTTGTGTATTTTAAAAAACTATACCCCTTAGAAAAAAAAGCCATAGGAATACATATTTATAAACTTCAAGGAAGAGATATTGTTGAAAGTATAGTGGCTGAGCGTGCCTATTTTCAAAATAATAAATGGTATGTATTGGATGCAAAAATACTAAGTAAACCTCTTAATATTGATTGGAAAAGTTCAAAAATCGAAGTAAGATATGAGAAGTTTTTGCATACTCTTGAAGGTTTTAAACCAAAAATTCTTGATAATGTATATGAATCAAAATCAAAATTTTCTATTTTAGATGCTTTAAGTGCTTTGGTTTTATTAAAAGAACAAGATATAAGTACTCTAAAAGTACGGGCTTCTTTATATTATGAAGTGGTTGGTATATTTTTTGTAATGCCTTTACTTTTATTGGTTTTTTCTTTTGCAAAAGCAAATGCAAGAACCTTCTCTTTTACTGCATTTACTACTTTTAGTATTTTTGGGACCTTAATTGTTTGGGGAATCTTCTTTATGTTGCATAAACTTACCTTTGGAGGTATTTTATTGCCTGAACTTTCAATTCTTTTGCCCTTTTTTCTCTGGATAATTTTAGCATATTTTATTTTCTATAAAAATACTTCAAGTAATTAAAGTATTTCATTTTAATTACAGACAATTCAACTTTTTATAATTAATAATTTCATATACTTTCTTTAAGAATTTAAAATGATATTATAATGTATTTTGGAGAACTATGAACAGTGATCATAAAAAAGCCTATGGTTTATGTATTTATAAAATAAGTAAAAAAAGTATAAAAGTACTTTTATGTAAGGGTGTTACAAGTAAAGATTCTTGGGGATTTTTAAAAGGTGTAGTACTTAAGAATGAAGAAGAAAAAACCTGTGCGCAAAGAGAAGTGGAAGAAGAAAGCTCTCTTTATGTAAAAAAACAATATTTTGAAGAATATTTTGAACAGTTAAATGAAGAAAAAGATGTAGGGATTTGGTTGGTTGAATCGTCTTGTATTGTAGATATGGATGATAAATTTATTGATGATAAACTATTAGATAATTTTTTATCCTGGGAAAATCAAAAAGTAAAATTCTTTTCTTTAGATGATTTACCTTTAATAAGGGATAAACAAATGTACATAATGAGAGATATTAGGGATTTTTTGCAAAATAAGCATTAACTCCATTTGCAATTCCTCTTGCCATCTTTTTTTGATAATCTCTGGAGTACAAACGTTTACTCTCAAGAGGATGAGAAATATATCCAATTTCTACCAATATAGATGGCATTTGAGCCCCTACCAGGACCCAAAAGGGACCTTCTCTTACTCCACTATCATTTACTTTGTTATATGATTTTCTTACGTTATATAAGATATTTTTTTGTACATCAATGGCAAGCTTTTGAGATGCTGTGATTTTACTTCTGTTTAAAACGGTTAAAAATGAATTCTTAGATGAATAATTCATTTTCCTTAAATCTGAGCGATTTTCTTTTGCTGCAACTCTTTTGGCTCTTTCACTTCTTGCGGGACTTAAAAAGAAAGTCTCAATTCCACTTATTCTATGTGCTTTACTTTTGGGAACAGAATTTGCATGTACTGAGATAAATATATCCGCTTTTTTTCTATTTGCAAGAACAGTTCTATTATTAACTTTTATAAACTTATCTTTATTTCTTGTAAGATAAACTTTATAGCCTTCTTGTTTTAAATAAGTGTAGAGATATTTTGATACTTTTAAAACGCTGTGTTTTTCATATCGTTTATAAGGACCTACTGCACCTGAATCTTTCCCTCCATGTCCTGCATCTATAACAATGACTTTGTTTTTGTTAATATAGTATTTGTTTTTTATAATCTTAGAAATACCTGGACTTACTCGTGTTAATGATAGATTGTGTATTTTTATAATTATAGATCTTTTATTAAAAATATAAGTAGTTTTTAGATTTTTTTTATGAGATAAAACAATTCTTAGAACATCTTTTTGATTCTGAGCTATACTAATTCTATCAATTCCTTTGATATTTAGTTTACTGGGTTTTGCATCTTTAAAATTCCCTTTAATATCAAATACATCTTTTGAAAGTTTTTTATAATGCAATTCAAAAAATGTCAAATACTTATTGGTAATATTTTTGTTAAATAAGATAACTATAGTATTGTTTTTTGTATAAACAGATTTTATGCTGTAGCTTGATTTACTGTATTTTTGTATTTTTTTTGCAGGTTTTTTTATAGGAGATTTTTTAAGATTTGTTTTTTTAACAGAAGTTTTTTTTGTATTGATTTTTTTCAGTTCATTTTGGTACTTAGTGGTATTGTATTGCAGTTTTTTACCAACAAATATAAGCTCTTTGAGGTATTTTTCTTCTTTTTTAATATCTGAACTTAAAACTGCCCTTAAATAGGACATTTTTAAATTAGAATATTTATAGCTTAGGTTGGATGCCAGTAGATTAGTACTGGCAAATAATAATATTAGAAGAATAAAACTTCGTAAAATTTATTCTCCTTTGGTGAGTTTTTCCATAAGTTCTGCTACAGAAATGATTTTATCAATTTTATAACCATTTGCTCCTGTAAAAAATAGTCCAGTTTCTTCATCGCCATTATAAGCAGATGATAATCTATCTGCAATACAATAACCTACTGCTTTTGCTTCAACCCCTCTATGACAAGGTGCAACACAGTTAGAAATACAAACTACTTTAGGAGCTGTTCCTTCTTCAATTGAGAATTGCAATTGTGTTTTAACACCACGTGCTGGTAAACCAACAGGAGATTTAAAAAGTTTAATATCGTCTGCTTTTGCATTTAAAAGTATTTTCTTAAAATTTGCATGAGCATCACATTCATACGTTGCAATAAAACGTGTTGCCATTTGAACACCCGTACAGCCCATAGCAAGGTATTTATCAATATCATCTTTGTTCCAAATACCACCTGCTGCAATAATAGGCATAGAACCCCAATTTTTTGCTTCTTCAATAACGGGACCAATGATATTTTCAAGTTGAAATTCTTCTTGAAAACATTGTTCATAAGAAAAACCTTGATGTCCTCCACTTAAAGGACCTTCAACAATAACAGCATCAGGAAGTTTATTATAACGCTTCCATTTTCTACAAATTAATTTTAAAGCTCGTGCTGATGAAACGATAGGTATTAACGCAACATCAGGATAATCTTTTGTAAATTCTGGCATATTAGTAGGAAGACCAGCTCCCGTAATAATCATATTTGCTCCTGCCTCACAGGCATCTGTAACTGTTCTTCCATAATCGTTGGATGCATACAGTACATTACATGCTATAGGAGCATCTCCACATATTTTTCTTGCATTACGAATAATTGCTGTTAAACCTTCTTTTGAATAAAAGTTTAATGCATCTTTTGGTTTACCACGTACTAGTTTTTCAGCATAAGCTCTGTCTTCATAATAACCAGTTCCAACAGCAGATATTACACCAAGCCCACCTTCTTTACTTACCGTACCAGCTAACTGATCCCAGCTTACACCGACACCCATTCCACCTTGGAATATAGGATGTTTTATTTCATATTTACCTATTTTCAAAATTAGCCCTTTATTATAATTCTAGCGAAACTTTTTTTACCTTTTTGTAAAATGTACTCGCCTTTTTCTAAATTTAATTTCTCATCAGAGATTTTTTTCTGATTTAAAGAAACTGCATTGGCTTTAACATCACGTCTTGCTTGAGATGTAGATTTAACCAAATTACTGTCTACTAATACTTGACAAATCCATGCTCCATGTTCAAAAGTGAATTCAGCCATTTCGCTAGGAATATCTTTTTTCGTAAATATTTTTTCAAATTCTTCTTTTGCTTTTAGACCACTTCCTTCTCCGTGATACTTTTCAACCAGTTCCATAGCTAAATCTTCTTTGACTTTTTTAGGATGCAAACTTTTGTTTTTCACGCCCACTTGTAAATCTTTTATTTCTTGAATAGATTTTTGTGACAACAATTCATAAAATCGCCACATTAATTCATCCGATACAGACAGTATTTTTCCAAACATATCATTTGCTTCATCTGTAACGCCTATATAATTGTTTAAGGATTTAGACATTTTATTAACCCCATCTAAACCTTCTAAAATTGGCATCATTAATACTGCTTGCTGTTTTTTACAATTATAGGCTTTTTGCAAGGTTCTTCCCATTAGTAAATTAAACTTCTGATCCGTACCTCCAATCTCAATATCGGTATTCATAGCAACAGAATCATAACCTTGTAATAAAGGATACATAAATTCACTTACGGCTATTGGTGCTTGTTTAGCATAACGTTTTGAAAAATCATCTCTTTCTAACATTCTAGCAACAGTAAGGTTGGATGCAAGATTAATAATTCCCCCTGCACCTAATTCTTTTAGCCATTTTGAATTAAACATTACTTGTGTTTTTTCTGGATCCAGTATTTTAAATACTTGTTCTTTATAAGATTCTGCATTTTCTAATACTTGTTCTTCACTTAATACTTTTCTGGTTTCGCTTTTCCCTGTTGGGTCGCCAATAGTTGCAGTAAAATCTCCAATTAAAAATTGAACAATTCCTCCAAATTTTTGGAATGTAGCTAATTTTTGTATTAAAACAGTATGTCCTAAGTGTAAATCTGGAGCAGTTGGATCAAAACCTGCTTTTACATAATAGTTTTTACCTGTTTCATAAAATTGTTTTATTAGTTTTTCAATTCGTTCAAAATCAATGATTTCAAAAGAACCTCTTTTAATTTCAGCTAACGCTTCTTTTATTTTATTTTCCATATAACCTCTTTTAATAAGTGTGATATTATACTATGTAATCATTAAACTGATATTATGTTTAAACAATTCGTAATTTGCTACATCTATGCGTTGCTTTAGTATTTATAAAAACTACATAAAATAGTATTAAAGTAATAAAATGTCAATTATTTGTATGCATCTTTTTTAGAGAAAAAATCAATTACTTTTGATTTTTTTTCAATAAAACTTCTTACTTTTTCAATATTAGGGTCATTGATTTCAAATTCAATATCACAGTATTGTCTGTAAGAATGTTTTTCTCTTCCATACTCTATAGATAAAATATAAAGATCATATTTAGACATATAACTTAATAATTTGGCTAACTCGCCTTTATTATTAGGTAAAGAAACCAGCATTTTATACGTATAATAGGTATCACCCATCCATTGCGCGTATAACATTTGATCTTTATTTTTTATTTTATTGTAGGCTTTATCACACATTTTATGATGAATAATTGCTTTTGTACCTTCTTTAAAAGTAACAATACCATCTCCAATTTTTGGATGACAGCAGTGATCAAATTCTATACTAGAAATTGTAAAGTTTGAAGTAAGCAAAACATTATCAAATTTATAGGCTTTTAAATTTGAGGTAAACATCTTAAACATTGTTACAAAACCCGCTTTTTTATTAATATTTTTTTCAATGGTTTTTTTAACATTTTTTAAATAAGACAAATCAAGTGGAATTTTCTGTAAAGAACTTACTGGATACGCTTCTATTATATTTTCTTTGTATCGTGAAAAAATAGTATTAATTATATTAGCACCTGTTAATTCATCTAATTCTTTTTCTCTATGTGAACATAAAATTTTAATTTGTTTTTTTGCTCTGCTAGTTATAACCATATCTACCCATGAACATCTGGGAATATCATGATCAAGCGTTTTAATCGAAACAATATCAGAACTGTGTAGTTCTGTTAAAAGAGGTTTTTTAACCTTATTTATATAACATTCACTGGCTTTATTTCCAACATCAGTATGAATCATATAAGCATAATCATAAGCAGTTGAACCTCTTGGAAGGGTGAAAATTC
It includes:
- a CDS encoding aminoacyl-tRNA hydrolase, whose product is MFLITGLGNPGSKYELTRHNIGFLVIDEITKNLSLKTTINKSNFIAQLIKSSNSLFAKPQTFMNNSGQSIEAIASYYNIVNEDIIVIHDDIDLPFGTVKFKIGGGHGGHNGLRSLDAHIGKEYIRIRVGVGKPANKIDVANYVLSNFSKVELNTLEDIIVHIIKAIEAIKTLPLVEVKSKFTMK
- a CDS encoding cobalamin biosynthesis protein, coding for MLSTFLLSDELDTSFITKYEYGAMLYKNPRGIGCIKCHKGASKEVVLAIYLDKNDQEQQIIVPAINKLSFVDFKKVLQAKKSESLIMPTYFLTNDEIASIFFYIKNIKKQ
- a CDS encoding NUDIX domain-containing protein, which gives rise to MNSDHKKAYGLCIYKISKKSIKVLLCKGVTSKDSWGFLKGVVLKNEEEKTCAQREVEEESSLYVKKQYFEEYFEQLNEEKDVGIWLVESSCIVDMDDKFIDDKLLDNFLSWENQKVKFFSLDDLPLIRDKQMYIMRDIRDFLQNKH
- a CDS encoding 50S ribosomal protein L25/general stress protein Ctc: MLEGIVRDSMHRLATKQLRKDGYLIANIYGKGLENISAAFKRNEFIKALRAKENIVFEVSVAGTVYKVVVKEYQKHPMTSDLLHVDLMVAQPGVRTNYSVPVTTSGTPIGLKNKGLFIVHKKRIPVKCTVENLPEVFNLEVSALDNGHSILVRDMKMPANVDCYLDPRVPVVGVINAK
- a CDS encoding N-acetylmuramoyl-L-alanine amidase yields the protein MSYLRAVLSSDIKKEEKYLKELIFVGKKLQYNTTKYQNELKKINTKKTSVKKTNLKKSPIKKPAKKIQKYSKSSYSIKSVYTKNNTIVILFNKNITNKYLTFFELHYKKLSKDVFDIKGNFKDAKPSKLNIKGIDRISIAQNQKDVLRIVLSHKKNLKTTYIFNKRSIIIKIHNLSLTRVSPGISKIIKNKYYINKNKVIVIDAGHGGKDSGAVGPYKRYEKHSVLKVSKYLYTYLKQEGYKVYLTRNKDKFIKVNNRTVLANRKKADIFISVHANSVPKSKAHRISGIETFFLSPARSERAKRVAAKENRSDLRKMNYSSKNSFLTVLNRSKITASQKLAIDVQKNILYNVRKSYNKVNDSGVREGPFWVLVGAQMPSILVEIGYISHPLESKRLYSRDYQKKMARGIANGVNAYFAKNP
- a CDS encoding nitronate monooxygenase encodes the protein MKIGKYEIKHPIFQGGMGVGVSWDQLAGTVSKEGGLGVISAVGTGYYEDRAYAEKLVRGKPKDALNFYSKEGLTAIIRNARKICGDAPIACNVLYASNDYGRTVTDACEAGANMIITGAGLPTNMPEFTKDYPDVALIPIVSSARALKLICRKWKRYNKLPDAVIVEGPLSGGHQGFSYEQCFQEEFQLENIIGPVIEEAKNWGSMPIIAAGGIWNKDDIDKYLAMGCTGVQMATRFIATYECDAHANFKKILLNAKADDIKLFKSPVGLPARGVKTQLQFSIEEGTAPKVVCISNCVAPCHRGVEAKAVGYCIADRLSSAYNGDEETGLFFTGANGYKIDKIISVAELMEKLTKGE
- a CDS encoding LptF/LptG family permease; its protein translation is MSLITQYILTKFLKNFFIILVSLELFFVGLDFLQNFKKLPESANLQLLYLLYNGFFTLTLTLPLSLVFAWILTLVVFIKSNELVAFYSLGTKEKYIYQPIMRVSFFLLSILFLLQATPLAYSYEQKGKIVKNEYFTNSKADIFLKYNDYFVYFKKLYPLEKKAIGIHIYKLQGRDIVESIVAERAYFQNNKWYVLDAKILSKPLNIDWKSSKIEVRYEKFLHTLEGFKPKILDNVYESKSKFSILDALSALVLLKEQDISTLKVRASLYYEVVGIFFVMPLLLLVFSFAKANARTFSFTAFTTFSIFGTLIVWGIFFMLHKLTFGGILLPELSILLPFFLWIILAYFIFYKNTSSN
- a CDS encoding tyrosine--tRNA ligase, with product MENKIKEALAEIKRGSFEIIDFERIEKLIKQFYETGKNYYVKAGFDPTAPDLHLGHTVLIQKLATFQKFGGIVQFLIGDFTATIGDPTGKSETRKVLSEEQVLENAESYKEQVFKILDPEKTQVMFNSKWLKELGAGGIINLASNLTVARMLERDDFSKRYAKQAPIAVSEFMYPLLQGYDSVAMNTDIEIGGTDQKFNLLMGRTLQKAYNCKKQQAVLMMPILEGLDGVNKMSKSLNNYIGVTDEANDMFGKILSVSDELMWRFYELLSQKSIQEIKDLQVGVKNKSLHPKKVKEDLAMELVEKYHGEGSGLKAKEEFEKIFTKKDIPSEMAEFTFEHGAWICQVLVDSNLVKSTSQARRDVKANAVSLNQKKISDEKLNLEKGEYILQKGKKSFARIIIKG